In Cytophagia bacterium CHB2, the following are encoded in one genomic region:
- a CDS encoding histidine kinase: protein MFQPRLKILLALCGLLLACNSPESRLQKRVTFRVIAQVMPDSAAVYIAGNHPQLGLWRPDTVRLAQQTDSSWNRTFEFHAGVRLEYKITRGSWQNEAVNAEGIVLPNAILEVTHDTTVTIEVANWKDFKHAVEGQITGTVAYHRQMQGDGIRPRDIIVWLPPSYADAPEKRYPVLYMHDGQNVFDPRTSFLGVDWQVDEVADSLMRTGEMEEIIIVGVNNSDDRRAEYSDTEKGRAYMKFLIEKLKPFIDATYRTQPERQNTAVMGSSMGGLISFLLAWHHPEVFSQAACLSPAFIPPFGSAVKLVEKDEGPAKDLRLYLDNGGVALDSVLQAGCDQMLHALKRKGFRLGEDLYWFQDQQAEHSERAWSRRVWRPLLYMFNKREK from the coding sequence ATGTTTCAACCCCGCCTTAAAATCCTTCTGGCACTATGCGGCTTGCTGCTGGCTTGCAATTCACCAGAATCGCGCTTGCAAAAGCGCGTGACATTTCGCGTTATTGCGCAAGTGATGCCGGACTCCGCGGCAGTTTATATTGCCGGAAATCATCCGCAACTCGGCTTGTGGCGGCCGGATACCGTCAGGCTCGCACAACAAACCGATAGCAGTTGGAATCGAACTTTCGAATTTCATGCCGGCGTGCGGTTGGAATACAAAATCACGCGCGGCTCCTGGCAAAATGAAGCGGTGAATGCCGAAGGCATTGTGCTGCCAAATGCGATTTTGGAAGTCACCCACGATACCACAGTGACCATCGAAGTCGCGAATTGGAAGGATTTCAAGCATGCGGTCGAAGGCCAAATTACCGGTACGGTAGCCTATCATCGTCAAATGCAGGGCGACGGCATTCGTCCGCGTGATATTATTGTCTGGCTGCCGCCGAGCTATGCAGACGCGCCGGAGAAACGCTATCCTGTGCTCTACATGCACGACGGTCAGAACGTGTTTGATCCGAGAACTTCATTTCTCGGCGTTGATTGGCAGGTTGATGAGGTCGCCGATAGTCTGATGCGCACCGGCGAAATGGAAGAGATCATCATCGTGGGCGTGAATAATAGCGATGATCGCAGGGCTGAATATTCCGACACCGAGAAGGGCAGAGCTTATATGAAATTTCTCATTGAGAAACTGAAACCGTTTATCGATGCGACCTACCGCACGCAACCGGAGCGCCAAAACACCGCGGTCATGGGTTCTTCCATGGGCGGTTTGATTTCATTTCTGCTGGCCTGGCATCATCCCGAAGTTTTTTCGCAAGCGGCGTGCCTGTCGCCTGCGTTCATTCCGCCGTTTGGTTCAGCGGTGAAGTTGGTCGAGAAAGATGAGGGGCCAGCAAAAGACCTCCGGCTTTATCTCGACAACGGCGGAGTCGCGCTGGACAGCGTGCTGCAAGCCGGATGCGATCAGATGCTGCATGCGCTCAAGCGAAAAGGCTTCAGGCTGGGCGAGGATCTCTATTGGTTTCAAGACCAGCAGGCGGAGCATTCCGAGCGCGCCTGGTCACGGCGCGTGTGGCGGCCGTTGTTGTATATGTTCAATAAGCGTGAGAAATAA
- a CDS encoding DUF433 domain-containing protein, with the protein MKIDEKTYEEIGKYLVVDPEVCHGKLIFKGTRIPVETVLTYLALGDSIDAVLKNWPRLHRPAVEEAIRFAARLVNKNYPARKKAA; encoded by the coding sequence ATGAAAATTGATGAAAAAACGTACGAAGAGATCGGCAAATATTTGGTTGTTGATCCCGAAGTCTGCCATGGCAAACTCATCTTCAAAGGTACCCGCATTCCGGTTGAAACCGTTTTGACGTATCTGGCCTTGGGTGATTCTATCGATGCCGTTTTGAAAAACTGGCCGCGCCTGCATCGGCCCGCTGTGGAAGAGGCCATTCGTTTTGCCGCCCGGCTTGTCAACAAAAATTATCCCGCCCGAAAGAAGGCCGCGTGA